The genomic interval GTGACTAATGGAGAAACAAGGTGTtcaaaaaaaatagactttatttctttatatatttctgtaagTTTCAGTGTGCTCCAAACCTCTTGTGTCTGGGGAACAGTGATGCAGCCAGGCCCAGCGTCCGTTCTCCAGGAGCGGCAGGGAAAGGAGTGCCTAACACATGGGATCCTATAGCACAAGGAGGGCCGGGCAGTGCAGCAGGAAGTGAAGGACAGGACTGCAGCATCCCAAGTCCCCTCCTACATGAGGACTCATGCTGTTGCTTGGCTAGTGTGGAggcactgcagcactgcaacagcAATCCCATGGACAAGCCAGGGCTGGTTTGGTGCCCACAAGAGGGTCTCCACTCCTCTCAGGAGCTCTGCACATACATTGTGCCCATGTGGCTGCTGTCCTTGATGGTCTGGGACCCATAGGGAACAAGTACCTCTTAGGAAACCTCCCCTTCCCCAGGATTGTGCTGAATTTTATACTCAAAGAGGCTCATTtctggctgcatttttttccccactctcaCTACTTGCTCCCTGTTCCCCTCCCTCTCATGGGGGTTGCATAATTAAGCCTGTAATTAAGATCCAGACTGAGaaactcagggaaaaaaaagaagcagcagcagctcataCAAATTTCTATGCTTCATCTGTTTTGGATGGTGGCTGCCCCTCtacccttctcctcctctccctgggCTGGCATGTGGGACAAAAAGGTAGTAGTGGGGCACACTGCATAGCCTTGCCGGTCCTGGCCCAGCCTGAGGaactgctgcagctgggtgtgTTCACAGAGGGGAGAAGGAAGTTCTGGGAACAACTACATTTTGCATGACTGCTCGGGAAACAGATAGTGGTGGAGTGTGAGCACTGGAGCATAACTGGCCAACGGATGGGACTGCGCAAATCGAGCTGGGGAGAAGAACATCAGTGCAAAAACCTGCTGGCATCGTTGCTAGCGACCAGTCACCTCCCATCTATTAAGAAAAGTCTCAAAACTCTCAGCTGTCCCTGgatgcaccccccccccccccccagcgcctTGGGGACTACCTCATGGCAGCCCCATTCACCGGAGGCTTCCACGGCCTCCACCGTGCACCAGGGGCCCCTGGCGGCGCTGGCTGGGCATCTGCAGTGTCCCGGGAACAGGgctggggtgctgggggcaggCCTGAGGCACTGGGGACAAGCTGCAGGATGGGTGCTGGGGCCAGGGTTAGGGTGCTGCGGCCAGGCtgggcggggccgcggcagcccgcGCTGCTCTGTGGGCGCTAGGCGGAGGCCCCACTCCCAGCACCACAGGCTGCCGTCCCGGGGCCGGCGGGAAGCCACGCGGGgccgctgcggcgcggggcctcgtcccggcgcgccgcgggcagcccggggcctcgctgcggcgcggggcctcgccccggcgcgccgcgggcagcccggggcctcgctgcggcgcggggcctcgtcccggcgcgccgcgggcagcccggggcctcgctgcggcgcggggcctCGTCCCGGCGCGACGCGGGCAGCCCGGGGCCtcgctgcggcgcggcgcggcgcgctccggtggcggcgggcggcgcgagGAACCGGATGCCTCCGAAAGGGAAAGGCGGCGGCAAGGGGGGCAAGGGTGAGTGGGGGCCACCGGCGGGCCTGGGGCTGCCGTGGGAACACCGATAGCGGCGGCGGTAGCGGCGCCGGCAGTGGGACAGCGGTACCggagggcagcggcggccccggggctgggaCAGCAGCAGCCGTGGAGCAGCGCGGCTGCTGCAGCCCGGGGCCGCCCATCTCACGGCGCTTCGTTCACAGGTGGCGACAGCGGCGAGAGCAAGGCCCAGGGCCCGaagggcggcggcagcgccgtgAAGGtgaggccgggccggggcagcaccGCGGCTCGGCTTTGCGCCGGCCCTGGCCAGCAGCCCAGCCCTCGCCGTGCTTGATTCTTGCCCTCTAGGCTCGACACATCCTGTGCgaaaagcacagcaaagccaTGGAGGCCATGGAGAAGCTGAAGTCTGGGGTGCGCTTTGGTGAAGTAGCCACGCAGTACAGTGAGGATAAAGCCAGACAAGGAGTATGTGCTACTGCTTTTTATGTCTGTTCTCCAGACATTTCCCCAGGGAGGGTAGCGTGGTCTGCCTTGGGGGAAGGTGGTCTCGTTGCCTGTAACTGTTGTTTCAGTATTGCACTCTTGAAACAGCTTGGTGTTCCAGGGCACCTTCAGAAAGCGTGTTTCAGTACCTTCAAGCACAGCATTCCCATGTCCCTTATGTATCCTTGGTGGTGTGCAAACAAATGTCAGGGCCAGCCTCAACTGATAAACAAAGGCACAAGCAATTAGCATTAGCACAGCAGAAAATACTTATGTGCCAACAGAGCACATTTTACAATGGAGAACAGTAGAAGCAAGATGAACAATATTTGCTTCATACAGGCAAAGACAAGAGCAGAAAGGCACAGCTAAAGCACACAAGccccacagcagcaggaaagcactTATTGAGGGCAGGGTGCTGGTCTGTCTTGGGTCTAGCCAGCCATCACTTGATGAGAGGGACCACAAAATTCATCCCTGTGTTGTCCTGCCATTTATGAAGTGGTACACACTGCAGAGACAGACTTCCAAACACTGGCTGGAACTGTCTCCTGTCTCAAACAGATCACTCACCCTTCCTGCTGCTAAGATACCTTTTGAAttgagattttcaaagcttAACCCTGTTAATTCCCTCTTCCAGGGGGACTTGGGCTGGATGACCAGAGGTTCAATGGTGGGACCTTTCCAGGATGCAGCATTTGCCTTGCCTGTGAGCAGTGTGGATAAGCCAGTATATACAGACCCTCCTGTCAAAACAAAGTTTGGATACCACATTATCATGGTGGAaggcaggaaataaaatatg from Rhea pennata isolate bPtePen1 chromosome 11, bPtePen1.pri, whole genome shotgun sequence carries:
- the PIN4 gene encoding peptidyl-prolyl cis-trans isomerase NIMA-interacting 4; the encoded protein is MPPKGKGGGKGGKGGDSGESKAQGPKGGGSAVKARHILCEKHSKAMEAMEKLKSGVRFGEVATQYSEDKARQGGDLGWMTRGSMVGPFQDAAFALPVSSVDKPVYTDPPVKTKFGYHIIMVEGRK